One Brassica napus cultivar Da-Ae chromosome C2, Da-Ae, whole genome shotgun sequence DNA window includes the following coding sequences:
- the LOC106421628 gene encoding V-type proton ATPase subunit d1-like → MYGFEALTFNIHGGYLEAIVRGHRAGLLTTADYNNLCQCENLDDIKMHLSATKYGPYLQNEPSPLHTTTIVEKCTLKLVDDYKHMLCQATEPMSTFLEYIRYGHMIDNVVLIVTGTLHERDVQELIEKCHPLGMFDSIATLAVAQNMRELYRLVLVDTPLAPYFSECLTSEDLDDMNIEIMRNTLYKAYLEDFYKFCQKLGGATSEIMSDLLAFEADRRAVNITINSIGTELTREDRKKLYSNFGLLYPYGHEELAICEDIDQVRGVMEKYPPYQAIFSKMSYGESQMLDKAFYEEEVRRLCLAFEQQFHYGVFFAYMRLREQEIRNLMWISECVAQNQKSRIHDSVVYMF, encoded by the exons ATGTACGGTTTCGAGGCGCTTACGTTCAACATCCATGGCGGATACTTGGAGGCGATCGTGAGGGGCCACCGTGCTGGCCTTCTCACCACCGCCGATTACAACAATCTCTGCCAGTGCGAAAACCTTGACGACATCAAGATGCACCTCTCCGCCACCAAATACGGCCCTTACCTCCAAAACG AACCGTCACCTCTGCATACGACCACAATTGTGGAGAAGTGCACTCTCAAGCTTGTGGATGATTATAAGCACATGCTTTGTCAAGCAACTGAGCCTATGTCTACCTTCTTGGAGTACATCAG GTACGGCCACATGATTGACAACGTCGTGCTGATTGTCACTGGAACCCTCCACGAGAGAGATGTTCAAGAGTTGATCGAGAAATGTCACCCTTTAGGCATGTTTGACAG CATTGCCACCCTGGCAGTTGCTCAGAACATGAGGGAGCTCTATAGGTTGGTGCTTGTGGATACTCCTCTGGCTCCTTATTTCTCTGAATGCTTAACCTCAGAG gATTTGGATGACATGAACATTGAGATTATGAGGAACACGCTCTACAAAGCATACCTTGAGGATTTTTACAAGTTCTGTCAG AAACTCGGTGGGGCAACATCAGAGATTATGTCTGACCTTCTGGCCTTCGAAGCTGACAGAAGAGCTGTGAACATCACCATCAATAG CATTGGGACTGAGCTTACAAGAGAAGACAGGAAGAAACTCTACTCTAACTTTGGTCTCCT CTATCCATATGGTCACGAGGAGCTTGCTATCTGCGAAGACATAGATCAG GTTCGTGGTGTTATGGAGAAATACCCTCCATACCAAGCGATATTCTCCAAGATGTCTTATGGAGAGAGCCAAATGCTCGACAAGGCGTTTTATGAAGAAGAAGTCAGAAGGCTTTGCTTAGCCTTTGAGCAGCAG ttcCATTACGGGGTGTTCTTTGCGTATATGAGGTTGAGGGAGCAGGAGATCAGGAACCTGATGTGGATTTCGGAATGTGTTGCACAGAACCAGAAGTCAAGGATCCACGACAGTGTTGTCTACATGTTCTGA
- the LOC106421627 gene encoding serine/threonine-protein kinase PBL36 isoform X2 — MATGQDSVKVVGVEKPEKGKTLSANKNCKRDGEESESGFWFRIKLIFSCITSRSKVDSSLNATTTVVAPNHVIEKREDHPPPSKDASRPESGSSTPLISGELKYSSKLRIFMFNDLKLATRNFRPESLLGEGGFGCVFKGWIEENGTAPVKPGTGLTVAVKTLNPDGLQGHKEWLAEINFLGNLVHPSLVKLVGYCMQEDQRLLVYEFMPRGSLENHLFRRTLPLPWSVRMKIALGAAKGLAFLHEEAEKPVIYRDFKTSNILLDAEYNSKLSDFGLAKDAPDEKKSHVSTRVMGTYGYAAPEYVMTGHLTTKSDVYSFGVVLLEILTGRRAVDKSRPNGEQNLVEWVKPHLLDKKKFYRLLDHRLEGHFSIKGAQKATQVAAQCLNRDSKARPKMSEVVEALKPLPSLKDFASSSTSFQTMQPVAKNGVRTQGGGFVARNGQPLRSLSSLNLPQASPYRNARQSPKPKGKEQ; from the exons ATGGCTACAGGGCAAGACTCTGTTAAGGTGGTGGGTGTGGAGAAACCTGAAAAGGGGAAGACTTTGAGTGCAAATAAGAATTGTAAGAGAGATGGAGAGGAGAGTGAAAGTGGGTTTTGGTTCAGAATCAAGCTCATATTCAGCTGCATCACTTCTAGATCAAAAGTTGATAGCTCCTTGAATGCCACCACTACAGTTGTTG CACCTAATCATGTTATTGAGAAGCGTGAAGATCATCCACCTCCGTCTAAAGATGCTAGCCGTCCGGAGAGTGGTTCGTCGACACCTCTAATCAGCGGGGAGTTGAAATACTCTTCTAAGCTGCGGATATTCATGTTTAACGACCTCAAGCTAGCCACTAGGAACTTCAGACCAGAGTCTCTTCTCGGCGAAGGTGGGTTTGGATGTGTTTTCAAAGGATGGATTGAGGAAAACGGAACGGCTCCGGTCAAGCCTGGTACTGGTCTAACTGTAGCTGTCAAAACACTGAACCCAGATGGCCTTCAAGGTCACAAGGAGTGGCTG GCTGAGATTAACTTTCTTGGGAACCTTGTTCACCCAAGCCTGGTTAAACTGGTGGGATATTGCATGCAAGAAGACCAAAGGCTGCTTGTTTACGAGTTTATGCCTCGAGGGAGTCTTGAGAATCATCTTTTCAGAA GGACTTTACCTCTCCCTTGGTCTGTCAGAATGAAAATCGCACTCGGTGCAGCTAAAGGTCTAGCCTTTCTTCATGAGGAAGCTGAGAAGCCTGTCATTTACCGCGATTTCAAAACATCTAACATCTTACTAGACGCT GAATATAACTCAAAGCTCTCTGACTTTGGGCTTGCAAAAGATGCACCAGACGAGAAGAAATCACATGTATCTACCAGAGTGATGGGAACATATGGTTATGCAGCTCCTGAATATGTAATGACTG GACATTTGACAACGAAGAGTGATGTATACAGCTTCGGAGTAGTTTTACTCGAGATACTAACTGGACGAAGAGCTGTGGATAAAAGCCGTCCCAACGGTGAACAAAACCTGGTGGAATGGGTGAAACCTCATCTTTTAGACAAAAAGAAGTTTTACAGACTGTTGGATCATCGCTTAGAGGGTCACTTCTCGATCAAGGGAGCTCAGAAAGCAACACAAGTAGCGGCGCAGTGCCTTAACCGAGACTCTAAAGCTAGACCAAAGATGAGCGAAGTTGTCGAAGCATTAAAGCCGTTACCGAGTCTTAAAGACTTTGCTAGCTCTTCTACTTCTTTCCAAACGATGCAGCCTGTTGCTAAGAACGGTGTTAGGACACAAGGAGGTGGGTTTGTGGCGAGAAACGGACAGCCTCTGAGGAGTTTGTCGAGTTTAAACTTGCCTCAGGCTTCGCCTTATCGGAATGCGAGGCAATCACCAAAGCCTAAAGGCAAAGAGCAATGA
- the LOC106421606 gene encoding FACT complex subunit SSRP1: MTDVHSFNNISLSGRGGSNPGLLKINSGGIQWKKQGGGKAVEVDKSDIVGVSWMKVPRTNQLGVKTKDGLYYKFIGFRDQDVASLTIFFQSAFGKTPEEKQLSVSGRNWGEVDLNGNNLTFLVGGKQAFEVSLADVSQTQLQGKNDVLLEFHVDDTAGANEKDSLMEISFHIPNTNTQFVGDETRPPAQVFHDNILKVADVGAGVEEAVVTFEGIAILTPRGRYNVELHLSFLRLQGQANDFKIQYSSVVRLFLLPKSNQPHTFVVISLDPPIRKGQTLYPHIVMQFETDSVVESELSISDDLMNTRFKDKLERSYKGFIHEVFTTVLRWLSGAKITKPGKFRSSQDGFAVKSSLKAEDGVLYPLEKGFFFLPKPPTLILHDEIDYVEFERHAAGGANMHYFDLSIRLKTDHEHLFRNIQRNEYHNLYSFISSKGLKIMNLGGAGTAEGVAAVLQDNDDDDAVDPHLERIRNQAADESDEEDEDFVGAEDDDGGSPTDDSGEDDDSDASDADGGEKEKSVKKEPKKEASSSKGLPLKKKALATEEGSSKKKTQKKKKDPNAPKKAMSGFMYFSQMERDNIKKSNPGIGFGDIGKVLGDKWRQMSAEEKEPYEAKAQVDKKRYKDEISDYKNPQPMLVDSGNDSDSN; this comes from the exons ATGACGGACGTTCATTCCTTCAACAACATCTCCCTCAGCGGCCGCGGCGGATCG AACCCTGGACTCCTTAAGATCAACTCAGGAGGGATCCAATGGAAGAAGCAAGGCGGCGGCAAAGCTGTGGAGGTCGACAAATCGGACATCGTGGGCGTGAGCTGGATGAAGGTTCCGAGGACTAACCAGCTTGGTGTCAAAACCAAAGACGGGTTGTACTATAAGTTCATTGGCTTTCGTGATCAG GATGTTGCGAGCTTGACCATCTTTTTCCAAAGTGCGTTTGGGAAAACGCCTGAAGAGAAGCAGCTCTCTGTTAGTGGTCGCAATTGGGGTGAGGTGGACTTGAATG ggaataatttaacatttttggTTGGTGGAAAGCAAGCTTTTGAAGTGTCTCTGGCTGATGTGTCACAGACTCAGCTCCAAGGGAAAAATGACGTCTTGTTGGAGTTTCATGTTGATGACACTGCTGGTGCCAATGAG AAAGACTCGTTGATGGAGATAAGTTTTCATATTCCTAATACCAACACCCAGTTTGTTGGTGATGAAACTCGTCCCCCTGCTCAA GTTTTCCATGACAATATCTTGAAAGtggctgatgttggtgctggtGTTGAGGAGGCCGTCGTCACATTTGAGGGTATTGCAATCCTCACTCCCAG GGGTCGGTACAATGTGGAGCTTCACCTTTCTTTCTTGCGTCTGCAAGGACAAGCCAATGACTTTAAAATTCAGTACAGTAGTGTTGTCCGCTTGTTTTTGCTTCCAAAG TCAAACCAGCCACACACGTTTGTTGTTATCTCTCTAGACCCACCAATCCGGAAAGGTCAGACTCTGTACCCCCATATTGTGATGCAG TTTGAGACAGACTCTGTCGTCGAAAGTGAACTCTCAATTAGTGATGATCTTATGAATACAAGGTTCAAGGACAAGTTGGAACGATCATATAAG gGTTTCATACATGAAGTGTTCACCACCGTGTTGCGTTGGCTGTCTGGTGCAAAGATCACTAAACCAGGGAAGTTCCGCAGTTCCCAAGATGGGTTTGCAGTGAAATCATCTCTTAAGGCAGAAGATGGTGTTCTCTATCCCCTCGAGAAGGGCTTTTTCTTCTTACCTAAACCTCCAACGCTTATACTTCATGATGAG ATTGACTATGTGGAGTTTGAAAGGCATGCTGCTGGTGGTGCTAACATGCATTACTTCGATCTCTCCATAAGACTGAAAACTGATCATGAACATCTCTTCCGGAATATTCAGAGGAATGAGTATCACAATCTCTATTCCTTCATAag CTCTAAGGGTTTGAAGATCATGAACCTTGGAGGTGCGGGTACTGCAGAAGGTGTAGCTGCTGTTCTTCAGGACAATGATGATGACGATGCTGTTGACCCTCATCTTGAGCGTATCAGAAACCAAGCTGCTGATGAGAGTGATGAGGAGGACGAAGACTTTGTTGGGGCTGAGGATGACGACGGTGGCTCACCGACTGATGATTCTGGCGAGGACGACGACTCTGATGCTAGTGACGCTGACGGAGGCGAGAAAGAG AAATCTGTTAAGAAGGAGCCCAAGAAAGAGGCTTCGTCTTCGAAAGGATTGCCTCTGAAGAAGAAAGCGTTGGCCACAGAAGAAGGAAGTAGTAAGAAGAAGacgcagaagaagaagaaggatccCAATGCACCTAAGAAGGCAATGTCTGGTTTCATGTACTTCTCCCAAATGGAAAGAGAC AACATAAAGAAGAGTAACCCAGGAATAGGATTTGGAGATATAGGAAAGGTGCTTGGAGATAAGTGGCGTCAGATGTCTG CTGAGGAAAAAGAGCCGTATGAAGCTAAGGCGCAAGTTGACAAGAAGCGATACAAGGATGAGATTAGCGATTACAAGAACCCTCAGCCCATGCTTGTAGACTCTGGAAACGATTCCGACAGTAACTAA
- the LOC106421608 gene encoding cytochrome P450 81D11, producing the protein METFYFIPSLFFLVLSLKLLFGARRRKLNLPPSPTRPFPVIGHLPLLKLPLHRTFLSLSKSLDGASIFSLRLGTRLVFVVSSHSVAEECFTKNDIVLANRPEFIVGKYIGYNSSTMVSAAYGDSWRNLRRIGTIEIFSSFRLNSFLSIRKDEIRRLIFSLSKNSQQEYAKVEMRTLFMNLTINNILRMVAGKRFYGDETEDDDEARHVRQLIAEVAVSSGAGNVADYFPILRWITSYEKQVKELAGRIDELLQSLVDEKRGEKVKGNTMIDHLLSLQETQPGYYTDVIIKGIILVMIIAGTDTSGGTLEWAMANLLNHPEVLKKARTEIEEQIGSDRLIEEQDIVKLPYLQNILSETLRLYPVVPMLLPHMASEDCIVAGYDVPRGTMVMVNAWAFHRDPNTWEEPEKFKPERFEKEGEDKKMLTFGMGRRACPGSGLAQRLVTLALGSLVQCFDWERADEKYVDMTETEKGTIMRKSTPLKAMCRARPIVHKILDASCS; encoded by the exons ATGGAAACTTTCTACTTCATCccatctctcttcttcctcgtcctctctTTGAAACTTTTGTTCGGAGCACGACGGCGTAAACTAAACCTACCGCCGAGTCCAACTCGTCCATTTCCGGTTATCGGACATCTCCCCCTCCTAAAGCTGCCGCTACACCGtacgtttctctctctctccaaatcTCTAGACGGTGCCTCGATTTTCTCCCTCCGCCTAGGCACACGTCTCGTTTTCGTTGTCTCTTCTCACTCTGTCGCTGAGGAATGTTTCACCAAAAACGACATCGTTTTAGCTAATCGGCCGGAGTTTATCGTCGGAAAGTATATCGGATACAATTCAAGCACCATGGTCAGTGCGGCTTATGGTGACAGCTGGCGGAACCTCCGTCGTATTGGCACCATTGAGATCTTCTCGTCTTTTAGACTCAATAGCTTCTTATCCATCCGTAAGGACGAGATCCGACGGCTGATATTCTCTCTGTCCAAAAACTCTCAACAA GAATATGCAAAGGTGGAGATGAGAACATTGTTTATGAACTTGACTATAAACAACATCCTTAGGATGGTGGCCGGAAAGAGATTTTACGGTGATGAAACAGAGGACGACGATGAGGCAAGACACGTGAGGCAGTTGATCGCCGAGGTGGCTGTTAGCAGCGGCGCTGGGAACGTGGCAGACTATTTCCCGATCCTTCGTTGGATAACGAGTTACGAGAAACAAGTGAAAGAGCTAGCGGGTCGAATTGACGAGCTCTTACAAAGTCTAGTGGACGAGAAACGTGGGGAGAAAGTAAAGGGTAACACTATGATCGATCACTTGCTTTCTCTCCAAGAAACTCAGCCTGGTTACTACACTGATGTTATCATCAAAGGAATCATACTT GTTATGATAATTGCTGGGACTGATACATCAGGAGGAACGTTAGAATGGGCGATGGCCAACTTGTTGAACCATCCAGAAGTATTAAAAAAGGCAAGAACCGAGATCGAGGAGCAAATCGGTTCAGACCGGTTAATAGAGGAACAAGACATTGTGAAACTTCCTTATCTACAGAACATTTTGTCAGAGACATTACGGCTATATCCTGTGGTTCCAATGCTTCTCCCTCATATGGCATCAGAAGACTGCATCGTGGCAGGGTACGACGTCCCTCGTGGCACGATGGTAATGGTGAACGCATGGGCCTTTCATAGAGATCCAAATACGTGGGAAGAGCCGGAGAAGTTCAAGCCAGAGAGGTTTGAGAAAGAAGGTGAGGATAAAAAGATGTTGACTTTTGGGATGGGACGACGAGCTTGTCCTGGTTCAGGGCTAGCTCAGCGGCTTGTGACATTGGCTCTGGGTTCGTTGGTTCAGTGTTTCGATTGGGAGAGAGCTGATGAAAAATATGTGGACATGACAGAAACTGAGAAAGGAACTATAATGCGCAAATCCACACCTTTGAAAGCTATGTGCAGAGCTCGTCCTATTGTCCATAAGATTTTAGATGCTTCTTGTTCATAA
- the LOC106421627 gene encoding serine/threonine-protein kinase PBL36 isoform X1, translated as MATGQDSVKVVGVEKPEKGKTLSANKNCKRDGEESESGFWFRIKLIFSCITSRSKVDSSLNATTTVVAAPNHVIEKREDHPPPSKDASRPESGSSTPLISGELKYSSKLRIFMFNDLKLATRNFRPESLLGEGGFGCVFKGWIEENGTAPVKPGTGLTVAVKTLNPDGLQGHKEWLAEINFLGNLVHPSLVKLVGYCMQEDQRLLVYEFMPRGSLENHLFRRTLPLPWSVRMKIALGAAKGLAFLHEEAEKPVIYRDFKTSNILLDAEYNSKLSDFGLAKDAPDEKKSHVSTRVMGTYGYAAPEYVMTGHLTTKSDVYSFGVVLLEILTGRRAVDKSRPNGEQNLVEWVKPHLLDKKKFYRLLDHRLEGHFSIKGAQKATQVAAQCLNRDSKARPKMSEVVEALKPLPSLKDFASSSTSFQTMQPVAKNGVRTQGGGFVARNGQPLRSLSSLNLPQASPYRNARQSPKPKGKEQ; from the exons ATGGCTACAGGGCAAGACTCTGTTAAGGTGGTGGGTGTGGAGAAACCTGAAAAGGGGAAGACTTTGAGTGCAAATAAGAATTGTAAGAGAGATGGAGAGGAGAGTGAAAGTGGGTTTTGGTTCAGAATCAAGCTCATATTCAGCTGCATCACTTCTAGATCAAAAGTTGATAGCTCCTTGAATGCCACCACTACAGTTGTTG CAGCACCTAATCATGTTATTGAGAAGCGTGAAGATCATCCACCTCCGTCTAAAGATGCTAGCCGTCCGGAGAGTGGTTCGTCGACACCTCTAATCAGCGGGGAGTTGAAATACTCTTCTAAGCTGCGGATATTCATGTTTAACGACCTCAAGCTAGCCACTAGGAACTTCAGACCAGAGTCTCTTCTCGGCGAAGGTGGGTTTGGATGTGTTTTCAAAGGATGGATTGAGGAAAACGGAACGGCTCCGGTCAAGCCTGGTACTGGTCTAACTGTAGCTGTCAAAACACTGAACCCAGATGGCCTTCAAGGTCACAAGGAGTGGCTG GCTGAGATTAACTTTCTTGGGAACCTTGTTCACCCAAGCCTGGTTAAACTGGTGGGATATTGCATGCAAGAAGACCAAAGGCTGCTTGTTTACGAGTTTATGCCTCGAGGGAGTCTTGAGAATCATCTTTTCAGAA GGACTTTACCTCTCCCTTGGTCTGTCAGAATGAAAATCGCACTCGGTGCAGCTAAAGGTCTAGCCTTTCTTCATGAGGAAGCTGAGAAGCCTGTCATTTACCGCGATTTCAAAACATCTAACATCTTACTAGACGCT GAATATAACTCAAAGCTCTCTGACTTTGGGCTTGCAAAAGATGCACCAGACGAGAAGAAATCACATGTATCTACCAGAGTGATGGGAACATATGGTTATGCAGCTCCTGAATATGTAATGACTG GACATTTGACAACGAAGAGTGATGTATACAGCTTCGGAGTAGTTTTACTCGAGATACTAACTGGACGAAGAGCTGTGGATAAAAGCCGTCCCAACGGTGAACAAAACCTGGTGGAATGGGTGAAACCTCATCTTTTAGACAAAAAGAAGTTTTACAGACTGTTGGATCATCGCTTAGAGGGTCACTTCTCGATCAAGGGAGCTCAGAAAGCAACACAAGTAGCGGCGCAGTGCCTTAACCGAGACTCTAAAGCTAGACCAAAGATGAGCGAAGTTGTCGAAGCATTAAAGCCGTTACCGAGTCTTAAAGACTTTGCTAGCTCTTCTACTTCTTTCCAAACGATGCAGCCTGTTGCTAAGAACGGTGTTAGGACACAAGGAGGTGGGTTTGTGGCGAGAAACGGACAGCCTCTGAGGAGTTTGTCGAGTTTAAACTTGCCTCAGGCTTCGCCTTATCGGAATGCGAGGCAATCACCAAAGCCTAAAGGCAAAGAGCAATGA
- the LOC106421607 gene encoding cytochrome P450 81D11 — protein MEPFYMILSLVFLFISLTFLFGTRRRKLNLPPSPARPYPIIGHLHLLKLPLQRSFLSLSKSLGGASIFSLRLGTRLVYVVSSHSVAEDCFTKNDVVFANRPEFLFAKHIGYNSSTMVSAAYGDSWRNLRRIGAIEIFSSIRVDSFLSIRKDEIRRLILCLSKKSLQEPAKVELGSLFMGLTINNIIRMLAGKRYYGDGTEDDDESKHVRDLIAEVIAAGGAGNAADYFPILCWLTDYEKRVKKLGGRVDEFLQSLVDEKRAEKVKGNTMIDRLLSLQETQPEYYTDVIIKGIIEVMILAGTDTSAATLEWAMSNLLNHPEVLKKAKTEIDEQIGLERLIEEQDIVKLPYLQSIVSETLRLYPVVPMLLPHMASKDCMVADYDVPRKTILLVNIWAIHRDPKMWEEPENFKPERFEKEGEDKKLMSFGMGRRACPGLGLGQRLVTLALGSLVQCFEWERTGEEYVDMTEAAKGITMHKSTSLEAMCRARPIVDKILDASNSCP, from the exons atggaACCTTTCTACATGATTCTATCTCTTgtcttcctcttcatctctcTGACGTTCTTGTTCGGAACACGGCGGCGCAAATTAAACTTACCGCCGAGTCCAGCTCGGCCATATCCTATTATAGGACACCTCCACCTCCTAAAGCTGCCGCTCCAACggagctttctctctctctccaagtcACTAGGTGGCGCCTCCATTTTCTCACTCCGCCTAGGCACTCGTCTTGTTTACGTTGTTTCTTCTCACTCCGTAGCCGAGGACTGCTTCACCAAGAACGACGTGGTTTTTGCGAACCGGCCGGAGTTTCTTTTCGCGAAACACATCGGGTACAACTCCTCCACCATGGTCAGTGCGGCTTATGGTGACAGCTGGCGCAACCTCCGTCGTATTGGCGCCATTGAGATCTTCTCGTCCATTAGGGTCGATAGCTTCTTATCCATCCGTAAAGACGAGATCCGACGGCTGATATTATGTTTATCGAAAAAATCCCTACAA GAACCTGCGAAGGTGGAGCTGGGATCATTGTTCATGGGTTTGACGATCAACAACATCATTAGAATGTTGGCCGGAAAGAGATATTACGGCGATGGAACAGAGGACGACGATGAGTCAAAACACGTTAGGGACTTGATCGCCGAGGTGATTGCTGCCGGCGGTGCGGGGAACGCTGCTGACTATTTCCCGATCCTTTGTTGGTTAACAGATTATGAGAAACGGGTCAAGAAGTTAGGCGGTCGGGTTGACGAGTTTTTGCAAAGTCTAGTGGATGAGAAACGTGCGGAGAAAGTAAAGGGTAACACCATGATTGATCGCTTGCTTTCTCTCCAAGAAACTCAGCCTGAGTACTATACCGATGTCATCATCAAAGGAATCATAGAA GTTATGATACTTGCTGGGACTGATACATCAGCAGCAACGTTAGAATGGGCGATGTCGAACTTGTTGAACCATCCAGAAGTATTGAAAAAGGCAAAGACCGAAATCGACGAGCAAATCGGTTTAGAACGGTTAATAGAGGAACAAGACATTGTAAAACTTCCTTATCTCCAGAGCATAGTGTCAGAGACATTACGACTTTATCCTGTGGTTCCAATGCTTCTCCCTCATATGGCGTCAAAAGATTGCATGGTGGCAGACTATGATGTCCCACGTAAAACAATCTTATTGGTGAACATATGGGCCATACATAGAGACCCAAAGATGTGGGAAGAGCCGGAGAATTTCAAGCCAGAGAGGTTTGAGAAGGAAGGTGAGGATAAGAAGTTAATGTCATTTGGGATGGGACGACGAGCTTGTCCTGGATTAGGGCTAGGTCAGCGGCTTGTGACATTGGCTCTGGGTTCGTTGGTCCAGTGTTTCGAGTGGGAGAGAACCGGAGAAGAATATGTGGACATGACAGAAGCTGCGAAAGGAATCACAATGCATAAGTCTACGTCGTTGGAAGCTATGTGTAGAGCTCGCCCCATTGTGGATAAGATTTTAGATGCTTCTAATTCTTGTCCATAA